TATCACTTCGTGCTCACTGGCAGCACCCAGCCGGTGCTGACCCAAAGCTTCATTGCCGAGCATTGCCAGCAACTCTGATCCATCCCTGATCCAGGTCAGCGAAACGGGCAGCCGGAGCGGCAATACTGTCGCTTCTGCTCAGGGAGATGCCCATGGCTCAACTTACATTTCACGGCGCGGTTCGCCAGGTTACCGGCTCCTGTTATCTGATCGAGGCCAATGGGGCCAGGGTGCTGCTCGAATGCGGCATGTCCCAGGGAGGCCGGAAGGAAGATCGCGCTGCCCGGAATCACTTTCGCTTCGATCCCCGATCGCTGCATGCAGTGGTGGTCTCGCATGCTCACCTTGATCATTCGGGCATGCTCCCCCGGCTGGTCGCGGAGGGCTACGCGGGCCCCATCTATACCACGCATGATACCGCCGACCTGCTCGCACTGATGCTCAAGGACTCAGCCAACCTGCAGGAACGCGACGCCGAATGGGAGAATCGATGGCGACAGCGCTCCGGCCGGCCGCCTGTCCAGCCGCTGTATACCCTGCCCGACACCCTTGCCGCGCTTGAGCTGCGCCAACCGTTGCCATACGCGCAGCCCACCATGGTCGCCCCGGGGATCGAACTGACCTTTCGCGAAGCCGGCCATATTCTAGGTTCAGCCACCGTTGAAATCGCAGTGCACGAAGACCACGGCAGGACACGGCGGCTGGTATTTTCCGGCGACCTGGGCGGGCCTGGATCACCGCTGTTGCGGGACCCGGAAACGATCAACAGTGCCGATATCGTATTGCTGGAATCAACCTACGGCGACCGCGATCATCGCAACCGAGAGGATACGCTCGAGGAGCTACAGGGTATTCTCGATCTTGCCTGGAAGCAGGGCGGCAATGTGCTCATTCCAGCGTTCGCCGTAGGCCGTACCCAGGACCTGCTGTATTACCTGGGCAAGTTTTATCAGGCCGGCACGCTGAAACAGCGCGCAGTTTTTCTCGACAGCCCGATGGCCATCGCCGCGACTGAGATCTACGATCGGTATCATCACCATTTCAGTGACGATGATCGCGCGCTGATAGGCCAGACCGCGGACGGCAAACTGACCAGCTGGCTACCGGTGCTCAAGTGCACACCGACGCCCAAGGAGTCCATGGCCATAAACCGGATTACCAGCGGCGCCATCATTATCGCAGGGGCCGGCATGTGCACAGGGGGCCGGATCATGCATCACTTCAAGCACAACATCTGGCGCGAGGAATGCCATGTCATCATGCCGGGGTTTCAGGCCGCCGGCACTCCCGGCCGCCGTTTGGTTGATGGCGATAAGCGGCTGCGCATTCTTCACCAGACATTTGCAGTCAAGGCACAGATCCATACGCTGGGCGGGTTCTCGGCACATGCCGGACAAAGTCAGCTTATTGACTGGCTCAGCCATTTCAACACCAGACCGCAGGTGTATCTCGTCCACGGGGAGCTGTCCCGTAGCGAGGCACTCGCCCAGGCAGTGGAAACCCGCCTCGGCTGGCCTGCACACATTCCCGAGCTGGGCGAATCCATTTCGTTCTAGCGCCCTCTGGAGGAGACACCGATGTCCGATGATCCGGGCGACGTCGATTATCTCAATCGACATTTGAATACCGGCGCGCCGGGGATTCAGGGCAGGGTCGATGATCTGATCCGTGATAGTCATGGTAGCCAGGACATGGCCGAGCTCTATCGCGAAATGGTGCTGGCCATCGTGCGTATGGCCCAGGCCGAGCGTAACCGCTGGGACGCAAAGATCATGCTGCAGACCATTCGTGAACTGGAAGCCGCCTTCGCCCGACTCGAACTGTTCAAACGGCGGCGCAAGGTCACGGTCTTCGGCTCCGCGCGAACACCGGTCAGTCACGATCTCTACGTCATCGCCAGGGAAATGGGCCGGTTACTGGCAGCGAACGATTTCATGACCATCACCGGCGCTGGTGCAGGCATCATGGCGGCTGCGCACGAAGGCGCCGGGCTGGACAACAGCCTCGGGTTCAACATCACACTTCCCTTCGAGCAGCGTTCGAATGACGTCGTCAACGGCACCGAGCACGACCTGTCTTTCAAGTTCTTCTTTCTGCGCAAGCTGTTCTTCGTCAAGGAAGCAGAAGCGTTGATCCTGTGTCCTGGCGGCTTCGGTACGCTGGATGAAACCCTCGAGCTGCTCACGCTGATCCAAACCGGCAAGAGCCCGATTGTCCCTGTCATCCTGCTGGATGTGCCCGGCGGCCGATATTGGGAAAGCCTGATGGCGTTCTTCAGGGAACAGCTCTGCGCGAACGGCTACATTCTGGAAACCGATCTGAACCTGATGACACTGGTCGATTCACCCGCAGATGCGATGGATCACATCCTGGATTTCTACAGCAACTATCACTCTGCACGTTGGGTAGATGGCAGCTACGTCATGCGACTCAATCGGGCACTGACCGAAAGCGCACTGGCCCATCTACAGGACACCTACGCGGATATCTGCCGCACGCCAGGGTTCATTCAGACGACACCGAGCGGAGCTGAAGCCGACGAGCCAGAACTGGCCAACCTGGTGCGGCTGAGTTTCGTGTTCAATGGCAGGAATCATGGCCGATTGCGCGGCCTAATCGACTGGATCAATCGTCCGGAAAACCAGCAAACCCGCGATACTGCATGAAGCGCAGCTGCTTGCTGCGCTCATTCATATCGGTCGCCCTGCCTTCAGGGAAGCGTTTCTCGAAGGTCCGGCCGGCCAGCTCATTCCAGTCGTAGGCTGCGTCGCCGAGTATGGCGTCAATCAGATAGTCCGCCACGCCGCGCTGGCGCAGCTCTTCACGCAGGCGAACAGGTCCATAGCCACGTTGACTTCTTGCGTGCACGTACGCTTCACAGAAGCGCTCGTCGCTCAGCAGGCCGTCCTCTTCGAGCTTGTCCAGTTCGACATCGGCCAGACCGGATGGAGCGCCGCGCTGGCGGAGCTTGCGCGACAGCTCGCTGCGGCTGTGTTCGCGACGAGCAAGCAGATCCATGGCCGAGCGGCGGATAGCCTGCGGCGTTTCGAGCGTGGTTCGACGGAACATGGGCGGTCTGCCGAAACGGGGATAGGGGAAGGATAGAATCTAACCGGGGCGCCCGTGGGAAGGCGCCCCGGGTTCTGCTTCAGGCGTCGATTTCGGCGCTGTCTTCGACTACCGACGCACCGGGCTTGCTTGGCTTGGGCAGAAGCTGTTCACGGATCGCCTTCTCGATTTCTTCGGCGATCGCCTGGTTCTCTTCCAGATACTTGGCCGCATTGGCCTTGCCCTGTCCGATCTTGCTGCCCTTGTAGCTGTACCAGGCGCCCGCTTTCTCGACCAGGCCGATCTGCACGCCAAGGTCGATGATCTCGGCGTTATGATAGATGCCGGTGCCGTAGAGAATCTGAAACTCGGCCTGGCGGAAAGGCGGAGCGACCTTGTTCTTGACGACCTTGACCCGGGTTTCGCTACCGACCACCTCGTCGCCTTCCTTCACCGCGCCGGTGCGACGGATATCCAGACGAACCGATGAATAGAACTTCAGCGCGTTACCGCCGGTGGTGGTTTCCGGATTGCCGAACATGACGCCGATCTTCATGCGAATCTGGTTGATGAAGATCACCAGACAGTTGGCGTTCTTGATGTTACCGGTGATCTTGCGCAGCGCCTGAGACATCAGGCGCGCCTGCACGCCGACGTGGTGGTCGCCCATCTCGCCTTCGATCTCGGCCTTGGGTACCAGCGCAGCAACAGAGTCGACGATGATCACGTCAACGGCATTGGAACGCACCAGCATATCGGTGATTTCCAGCGCCTGCTCACCGGTATCCGGCTGCGAGACCAGCAGATCATCGACATTTACGCCCAGCTTGGCAGCGTATTCCGGATCGAGCGCGTGCTCCGCGTCGACGAACGCGCAGGTAGCGCCTTTCTTCTGCGCCTGCGCGATCACCGAGAGGGTCAATGTGGTTTTACCCGACGACTCGGGGCCGTAGATCTCGACGATACGTCCCTTCGGCAGGCCGCCGAGGCCCAGGGCAATGTCCAGCCCCAGCGAACCGGTGGAGATGGAAGGAATCGCCATCCGCTCATGGTCGCCCATGCGCATCACCGCGCCCTTGCCAAACTGACGTTCAATCTGACTCAAAGCCGCGGAAAGCGCCTTCTTTTTGTTGTCGTCCATTGTGCATCCTCTTGGAAGTGGCGGGTGCCGAGCGCCCGGGAACTACTGTATATTTGGTCAGTATTATTCCACAGAACTTTTTCCCCGCCTACCCCCTTTTGGCGCCTTACGACGAGCGTGCCGCCAGGGCCCGCTCGACCTCG
Above is a window of Halopseudomonas nanhaiensis DNA encoding:
- a CDS encoding regulatory protein RecX, yielding MFRRTTLETPQAIRRSAMDLLARREHSRSELSRKLRQRGAPSGLADVELDKLEEDGLLSDERFCEAYVHARSQRGYGPVRLREELRQRGVADYLIDAILGDAAYDWNELAGRTFEKRFPEGRATDMNERSKQLRFMQYRGFAGFPDD
- a CDS encoding MBL fold metallo-hydrolase RNA specificity domain-containing protein codes for the protein MAQLTFHGAVRQVTGSCYLIEANGARVLLECGMSQGGRKEDRAARNHFRFDPRSLHAVVVSHAHLDHSGMLPRLVAEGYAGPIYTTHDTADLLALMLKDSANLQERDAEWENRWRQRSGRPPVQPLYTLPDTLAALELRQPLPYAQPTMVAPGIELTFREAGHILGSATVEIAVHEDHGRTRRLVFSGDLGGPGSPLLRDPETINSADIVLLESTYGDRDHRNREDTLEELQGILDLAWKQGGNVLIPAFAVGRTQDLLYYLGKFYQAGTLKQRAVFLDSPMAIAATEIYDRYHHHFSDDDRALIGQTADGKLTSWLPVLKCTPTPKESMAINRITSGAIIIAGAGMCTGGRIMHHFKHNIWREECHVIMPGFQAAGTPGRRLVDGDKRLRILHQTFAVKAQIHTLGGFSAHAGQSQLIDWLSHFNTRPQVYLVHGELSRSEALAQAVETRLGWPAHIPELGESISF
- a CDS encoding LOG family protein, which produces MSDDPGDVDYLNRHLNTGAPGIQGRVDDLIRDSHGSQDMAELYREMVLAIVRMAQAERNRWDAKIMLQTIRELEAAFARLELFKRRRKVTVFGSARTPVSHDLYVIAREMGRLLAANDFMTITGAGAGIMAAAHEGAGLDNSLGFNITLPFEQRSNDVVNGTEHDLSFKFFFLRKLFFVKEAEALILCPGGFGTLDETLELLTLIQTGKSPIVPVILLDVPGGRYWESLMAFFREQLCANGYILETDLNLMTLVDSPADAMDHILDFYSNYHSARWVDGSYVMRLNRALTESALAHLQDTYADICRTPGFIQTTPSGAEADEPELANLVRLSFVFNGRNHGRLRGLIDWINRPENQQTRDTA
- the recA gene encoding recombinase RecA, coding for MDDNKKKALSAALSQIERQFGKGAVMRMGDHERMAIPSISTGSLGLDIALGLGGLPKGRIVEIYGPESSGKTTLTLSVIAQAQKKGATCAFVDAEHALDPEYAAKLGVNVDDLLVSQPDTGEQALEITDMLVRSNAVDVIIVDSVAALVPKAEIEGEMGDHHVGVQARLMSQALRKITGNIKNANCLVIFINQIRMKIGVMFGNPETTTGGNALKFYSSVRLDIRRTGAVKEGDEVVGSETRVKVVKNKVAPPFRQAEFQILYGTGIYHNAEIIDLGVQIGLVEKAGAWYSYKGSKIGQGKANAAKYLEENQAIAEEIEKAIREQLLPKPSKPGASVVEDSAEIDA